From a single Granulicella aggregans genomic region:
- a CDS encoding Uma2 family endonuclease codes for MATTAQVPVEVYLMSDYEPDAEYVDGHIEERPMGQYDHASWQQAIQHWFLNHSREWNVRVRPELRVQTTRFNFRVPDVVVFDRDNPIEQILTIPPIAVFEVLSPEDRMSRMMVKLKEYEQMGIRTIMVIDPALQTISQFLKGDLAEIGEGVQELPGSRCTIDWARVRELID; via the coding sequence ATGGCGACTACTGCACAGGTTCCCGTTGAAGTGTACTTGATGTCCGACTATGAGCCGGACGCCGAGTATGTTGATGGGCACATTGAGGAGCGACCGATGGGCCAGTACGACCATGCCTCCTGGCAACAGGCGATCCAGCACTGGTTCCTTAATCATTCGCGCGAGTGGAACGTCCGCGTCCGTCCTGAGCTTCGCGTGCAGACGACCCGCTTCAACTTCCGCGTCCCTGACGTTGTCGTCTTCGATCGCGATAACCCGATCGAACAGATCCTTACTATCCCTCCGATCGCGGTCTTCGAGGTCTTGTCTCCCGAGGACCGGATGTCACGCATGATGGTGAAGTTGAAGGAGTACGAACAGATGGGCATCCGGACCATCATGGTTATCGATCCCGCATTGCAGACGATCTCTCAGTTTCTTAAGGGAGATCTCGCCGAGATCGGTGAAGGGGTGCAGGAGCTTCCCGGCAGCCGCTGCACTATCGATTGGGCAAGAGTAAGGGAACTGATTGACTAG
- the galU gene encoding UTP--glucose-1-phosphate uridylyltransferase GalU has product MTMKIRKAVFPAAGMGTRFLPATKATPKEMLCLVDKPLIQYGVEEAVAAGCTEIIIVTGRGKTTMEDHFDKSAELEASLAAKNKTALLEVARSVSKLAKIVYVRQPEALGLGHAVLMAKEVVGNEPFCVLLPDDIVDATIPCMKQMVEAFNETQSTILGSEVVEGAAISAYGCLAVKPVASNPRLLEVTDMVEKPKAEEAPSQNAIIGRYILTPRIFEMIEGITPGAGGELQLTDAIKALMQYEKVYGYSYEGKRHDAGDKLGFLKATVEFGLKHPQLGDGFRDFLKNFPL; this is encoded by the coding sequence ATGACCATGAAGATTCGCAAAGCTGTGTTTCCTGCCGCCGGTATGGGCACCCGTTTCTTGCCTGCAACCAAGGCCACGCCGAAGGAGATGCTCTGCCTGGTCGACAAGCCGCTGATCCAATACGGCGTAGAAGAGGCTGTGGCCGCGGGCTGCACCGAGATCATCATCGTCACCGGCCGCGGCAAGACGACCATGGAAGACCACTTCGACAAGTCGGCGGAGCTCGAAGCCTCGCTCGCCGCGAAGAATAAGACCGCCCTGCTCGAGGTCGCACGCTCGGTCTCGAAGCTCGCCAAGATCGTCTATGTCCGCCAGCCCGAAGCCCTCGGCCTCGGCCACGCTGTCCTGATGGCGAAGGAAGTGGTCGGTAACGAGCCCTTCTGCGTGCTTCTGCCCGATGACATCGTCGATGCGACCATCCCTTGCATGAAGCAGATGGTCGAGGCCTTCAACGAGACCCAGTCGACGATCCTCGGCTCCGAAGTCGTCGAAGGCGCGGCCATCTCCGCTTACGGCTGCCTCGCAGTCAAGCCGGTCGCCTCCAATCCACGCCTGCTCGAAGTCACCGATATGGTCGAGAAGCCCAAGGCTGAAGAGGCACCTTCGCAGAACGCCATCATCGGCCGCTACATCCTGACGCCGCGCATCTTCGAGATGATCGAAGGCATCACCCCCGGCGCAGGCGGTGAGCTCCAGCTGACAGACGCCATCAAGGCCTTGATGCAGTACGAGAAGGTCTACGGTTACAGCTACGAAGGCAAGCGCCACGACGCCGGCGACAAACTCGGCTTCCTGAAAGCAACAGTAGAGTTCGGCCTGAAGCATCCGCAGCTCGGCGATGGCTTCCGCGACTTTCTCAAAAATTTTCCGCTGTAG
- the mfd gene encoding transcription-repair coupling factor: MVLPFVRDLLADLEHSVAFERVQRHLSAGTGRRRVSGLTATARALYLPSFVRAANAPCVIIVADNKAAEALHAAVLSACELTGALPAEAVLRLPAHDVLPFENLSPHPEIQEHRAATLWKIANAPKSQPARLVIVPLEAACMKLFKREYYKALALHLRRGEEYIPEMLVEHLLSVGYTKVDVVEMPGQVTLRGGIIDVYGPETDRPVRIDFFGDEIESLRKFDPDTQRSLTQSSSQLEDVLLLPLTETPVTEKLLTAINARLTRAGSAGAALEGGEEPNELLTHVSSRAGEATIFPGWEFFAPVAGATCTLLDLLASGDGPKPRVFIEEPSMVKNQGERWWNKIEQRHERSGIGNLVRPEDIYLSPWHLDDRMRAFSGCELDQLGLVDVLDGDRSDLSEVDFSTRPTQRFHGSIPALIDALNSLMKQDARILLTAHNQGEVERLAGLLQEYKIPYRLGSRNDAPGSSTVYSESSYLGGDLRTPVIVKTTIAAGVQVLDLDKATARQIVIFGAQDLVDDADVTARPVRRSKSKTSAFISDFRDLTVGDYVVHVEHGIAQYAGLRVIEEPDAPPLELMILEFADEAKLYVPLTRLDLIQKYRSTDTGPAPQLNKLGTQAWQKTKARVKKAMADMTAELLILYAQRKAAQGTPFSPDTNMQREFEDAFDFNETDDQLAAIADIKADMESTQPMDRLLCGDVGYGKTEVAMRAAFKAVQDSKQVAVLTPTTVLSFQHFESFKKRFANFPVNIEMISRFRTAKEQKEILEKVAAGKVDILIGTHRIFSKDLKFQDLGLLIVDEEQRFGVKHKEKLKQLRASIDVLAMSATPIPRTLHMSLIGLRDMSVIETPPKDRMAIQTIVAKFDEKLVRTAIEMEMERGGQTYFVHNRVETIYELAAKIRELVPSARVVIGHGQLPEAELERVMLAFMNHEYDVLVATSIIENGLDIPLANTIIINRADRHGLSELYQLRGRVGRSNRRAYSYLLIPPEKELTEISRRRLAALKEFSDLGAGFKIAALDLELRGAGNMLGGEQSGHIEAIGFEMYTTMLEEAVRKMKGEAEKPAHEGVSINLGISVRIDSGYIPEENQRLRMYKRIAGAEDFAALADVRAELQDRYGTPPDAVLNLLAAAEIRLHCEQLGIAQLDRKRTQIEIGPPKIQGTGRNQIKVPQKGFVEMLNIKFAEKLAGGAPATAPGVAPAKDRMVEPGVLMRLISRNAKRGAQFTPQGVLRWPLTSAKAEDVLAETRALLDSLDSTRSAA; this comes from the coding sequence ATGGTCCTTCCTTTTGTCCGCGATCTGCTTGCGGACCTCGAACACTCAGTCGCCTTCGAACGTGTCCAGCGCCATCTGAGCGCAGGCACCGGGCGAAGGCGTGTCTCCGGGCTGACGGCCACGGCCCGGGCGCTCTATCTGCCGTCTTTTGTGAGGGCGGCGAACGCGCCCTGCGTCATCATCGTCGCGGACAATAAGGCAGCGGAGGCGCTGCACGCAGCCGTGCTCAGCGCCTGTGAGCTTACCGGTGCGCTACCGGCAGAAGCCGTCCTTCGCCTGCCCGCGCACGATGTGCTCCCGTTCGAGAATCTGTCGCCACACCCGGAGATCCAGGAGCATCGCGCCGCGACCCTCTGGAAGATCGCCAACGCGCCCAAGTCGCAGCCTGCGCGGCTTGTCATCGTCCCACTTGAAGCCGCCTGCATGAAGCTCTTCAAGCGCGAGTACTACAAGGCGCTCGCCCTGCACCTTCGCCGCGGCGAGGAGTACATCCCGGAGATGCTCGTCGAGCATCTCCTCTCCGTTGGTTACACAAAGGTAGATGTGGTCGAGATGCCTGGCCAGGTCACACTGCGCGGCGGAATCATCGACGTCTACGGCCCCGAGACTGACCGGCCCGTTCGCATCGACTTCTTTGGCGACGAGATTGAATCTCTGCGCAAGTTCGATCCCGATACGCAGCGCTCGCTTACGCAATCGAGCTCGCAGCTTGAAGATGTTCTTCTTCTGCCTCTCACCGAGACGCCAGTCACCGAGAAGCTGCTAACAGCGATCAACGCGCGCCTCACGCGCGCAGGCTCAGCGGGAGCCGCACTTGAGGGCGGGGAAGAGCCAAACGAGCTTCTAACGCACGTCAGCTCGCGGGCTGGGGAGGCAACCATCTTCCCCGGGTGGGAGTTCTTCGCTCCCGTCGCTGGAGCCACCTGCACGCTGCTTGATCTGCTTGCCTCTGGCGATGGCCCAAAGCCGCGCGTCTTCATCGAAGAGCCTTCGATGGTGAAGAACCAAGGCGAGCGATGGTGGAACAAGATCGAGCAGCGGCATGAGCGCTCCGGCATCGGCAACCTCGTGCGGCCTGAAGATATCTACCTTTCGCCCTGGCACCTCGACGACCGCATGCGCGCCTTCAGTGGCTGCGAGCTCGACCAGCTTGGCCTGGTCGATGTGCTTGACGGCGACCGCTCGGACCTCTCTGAGGTCGATTTCAGCACGCGGCCCACGCAGCGATTCCACGGCAGCATTCCCGCGCTGATCGATGCGCTGAACTCGTTGATGAAGCAGGATGCTCGCATCCTGCTTACGGCGCACAATCAAGGCGAAGTAGAACGTCTAGCTGGTCTGCTGCAGGAGTACAAGATCCCATATCGTCTTGGCTCGCGCAACGATGCGCCGGGTTCCTCGACGGTGTACTCGGAATCGAGCTACCTCGGAGGCGATCTGCGCACGCCGGTCATCGTGAAGACGACGATTGCAGCGGGAGTGCAGGTACTCGATCTCGACAAGGCGACTGCGCGGCAGATCGTCATCTTTGGAGCGCAGGACCTTGTTGATGATGCTGACGTCACGGCTCGCCCGGTTCGCCGGAGCAAGTCGAAGACCTCCGCCTTCATCTCGGACTTCCGCGACCTTACCGTTGGCGATTACGTCGTCCACGTGGAGCACGGCATCGCGCAGTACGCCGGACTGCGCGTGATTGAAGAGCCTGATGCTCCTCCGCTTGAGTTGATGATCCTAGAGTTCGCCGACGAGGCCAAGCTTTACGTACCGCTCACACGCCTCGACCTGATCCAGAAGTACCGCAGCACCGACACCGGCCCGGCACCGCAGTTGAACAAGCTGGGCACACAGGCTTGGCAGAAGACCAAAGCGCGCGTCAAAAAGGCGATGGCGGATATGACCGCCGAGCTGCTGATCCTCTACGCGCAGCGCAAGGCGGCACAGGGCACGCCCTTCTCACCCGACACCAACATGCAGCGCGAGTTTGAAGACGCCTTCGACTTCAACGAGACCGACGACCAACTCGCCGCCATCGCGGACATCAAGGCCGATATGGAGTCGACGCAGCCGATGGACCGCCTGCTCTGCGGCGACGTCGGCTATGGCAAGACGGAAGTCGCCATGCGGGCGGCCTTCAAGGCCGTGCAGGATTCGAAGCAGGTCGCTGTGCTCACACCGACGACCGTTCTTAGCTTCCAGCACTTTGAATCCTTCAAGAAGCGCTTCGCGAACTTCCCGGTCAACATCGAGATGATCTCGCGCTTCCGCACGGCCAAGGAGCAGAAGGAGATTCTCGAGAAGGTCGCTGCTGGCAAGGTCGACATCCTTATCGGGACGCACCGAATCTTCTCGAAGGACTTGAAGTTCCAGGATCTCGGCCTGCTCATTGTCGATGAAGAGCAGCGCTTTGGCGTGAAGCACAAGGAGAAGCTGAAGCAGTTGCGGGCCTCCATCGACGTGCTGGCCATGTCCGCAACGCCGATCCCACGCACGCTGCACATGTCGCTCATCGGCCTTCGCGACATGAGCGTCATTGAGACGCCGCCGAAGGACCGCATGGCGATTCAGACCATCGTCGCGAAGTTCGATGAGAAGCTCGTCCGCACGGCTATCGAGATGGAGATGGAGCGCGGCGGCCAGACCTACTTCGTCCACAATCGTGTCGAGACCATCTACGAATTGGCCGCGAAGATTCGCGAGCTCGTGCCGTCGGCGCGCGTCGTCATCGGCCATGGCCAGTTGCCCGAAGCGGAGCTTGAACGCGTCATGCTCGCCTTCATGAACCACGAGTACGACGTGTTGGTCGCGACTAGCATCATCGAGAACGGCCTCGACATTCCGCTGGCGAACACGATCATCATCAACCGCGCTGATCGCCACGGACTGAGCGAACTCTACCAGCTTCGCGGTCGCGTGGGTCGCTCGAATCGCCGCGCCTACAGCTATCTCCTGATCCCGCCCGAGAAGGAGCTTACGGAGATCTCGCGCCGCCGCCTTGCTGCGTTGAAGGAGTTCTCGGACCTCGGTGCCGGCTTCAAGATCGCGGCGCTCGATCTCGAACTCCGGGGAGCGGGCAACATGCTAGGCGGTGAACAATCCGGCCACATCGAAGCCATAGGCTTCGAGATGTACACGACGATGCTCGAAGAGGCCGTCCGCAAGATGAAGGGCGAGGCCGAAAAGCCCGCGCACGAAGGCGTCAGCATCAACCTCGGCATCTCAGTACGTATCGACTCCGGTTACATACCCGAAGAGAACCAGCGGCTGCGCATGTACAAGCGCATCGCGGGAGCGGAAGACTTTGCCGCGCTCGCCGATGTCCGCGCCGAGCTGCAGGACCGCTACGGCACTCCTCCCGATGCTGTGCTCAATCTCCTCGCTGCTGCGGAGATTCGTCTCCACTGTGAGCAGCTCGGCATCGCCCAGCTCGATCGCAAGCGGACGCAGATTGAGATTGGTCCGCCGAAGATTCAAGGCACAGGACGCAATCAGATCAAGGTCCCGCAGAAGGGCTTCGTCGAGATGCTGAACATCAAGTTCGCGGAGAAGCTGGCAGGCGGCGCTCCCGCGACGGCGCCAGGTGTGGCCCCCGCGAAGGATCGCATGGTCGAGCCCGGAGTCTTGATGCGTCTCATCAGCCGCAATGCGAAGCGTGGCGCGCAGTTCACGCCCCAGGGAGTGCTGCGTTGGCCGCTAACTTCAGCGAAGGCTGAAGATGTTCTGGCGGAGACGCGGGCGCTGCTCGATTCGCTGGACAGTACGCGTTCCGCTGCCTGA
- a CDS encoding DUF885 domain-containing protein, whose translation MLLPALQSNSQRISADGAPQTFQFLADQYFTDVLFHFSPTAGTSAGLHQYDAQLEDYSAASLARQVAALKSYEAKIAAIDPAALDLPVAADREILLNSIHSSLLELEVIRPLEKNPDTYSSSLANSAFVIMSRNYAPPNTRLKALVAREQRMPEALVEARKNLKNPPRIFTEIALEQIDGIISFFSDDVPAAFTDATDAATKVAFAKSNMAVIDALKSYSAWMKSDLLARSNGDYKLGAETYAKKLSYDEMVDIPLDRLLEVGYADLHRNQAEFARIAKEVDPSKTPQQVLAELATIHPAPDKLLGSFQDTFTSLITFIRANHIITIPSEVEPTLEETPPFMRATTQASMDSPGPFETHSKKAYFNVTLPEKDWTPEHVAEHMAAFNVGTIVSTSVHEAYPGHYVQFLWQDRFPSKIRKLIGANTNIEGWAHYCEQMMLDQGYAAPPANATPEQVREAKLIRLGQLQDALLRDARFIVAIKLHTGQGETGNTPWSIDQAVDFFVKEGYQSRSVGLMETKRGTSDATYLYYTLGKLEIMKLREDLKKKQGAAFNLQQFHDNLMLQGLAPIKVIRKAMLQDDSPVL comes from the coding sequence ATGCTTCTTCCTGCACTTCAGAGCAACTCCCAGAGAATCTCTGCTGATGGAGCTCCTCAAACGTTCCAGTTTCTTGCCGACCAGTACTTCACCGACGTCCTGTTCCACTTCTCGCCCACGGCGGGAACTTCCGCCGGCCTGCATCAATATGATGCCCAGCTTGAAGACTACTCCGCCGCAAGCCTCGCGCGACAGGTTGCCGCCCTCAAAAGTTACGAGGCGAAGATCGCCGCCATCGATCCGGCCGCGCTTGACCTTCCCGTCGCGGCAGACCGGGAGATCCTGCTCAACAGCATCCACTCCTCTCTGCTCGAGCTTGAAGTGATCCGCCCGCTGGAGAAGAATCCCGACACCTATTCTTCAAGTCTCGCTAACTCCGCTTTTGTCATTATGAGCCGCAACTACGCCCCTCCCAACACCCGGCTGAAGGCCCTGGTCGCGCGCGAGCAGCGCATGCCCGAGGCTCTGGTGGAGGCCCGCAAGAACCTCAAGAACCCTCCCCGCATCTTCACCGAGATCGCGCTTGAACAGATCGACGGAATCATCTCCTTCTTCTCTGATGACGTGCCGGCAGCGTTCACGGATGCCACGGACGCTGCCACGAAAGTTGCATTCGCGAAGTCCAACATGGCCGTCATCGACGCGCTCAAGAGCTACTCGGCGTGGATGAAGTCTGACCTGCTCGCCCGCTCCAATGGCGACTACAAGCTCGGTGCGGAGACCTACGCCAAGAAGCTCAGCTACGACGAGATGGTCGACATCCCGCTTGACCGCCTGCTTGAGGTGGGATACGCCGACTTGCATCGCAACCAGGCGGAGTTCGCCCGCATCGCCAAAGAGGTCGATCCCTCGAAGACGCCGCAGCAGGTGCTCGCTGAACTTGCAACGATTCATCCTGCCCCGGACAAGCTGCTGGGTTCCTTCCAGGACACCTTTACCTCTCTGATCACGTTCATTCGCGCGAACCACATCATCACCATCCCCAGCGAGGTTGAGCCCACGCTCGAAGAGACGCCTCCGTTCATGCGGGCCACGACCCAGGCCTCGATGGACTCGCCAGGCCCGTTTGAGACGCACTCGAAGAAGGCCTACTTCAACGTGACGCTGCCGGAGAAGGACTGGACCCCGGAGCATGTCGCGGAGCACATGGCCGCGTTCAACGTCGGCACCATCGTCAGCACCAGCGTGCACGAGGCCTATCCCGGCCACTACGTCCAGTTCCTCTGGCAGGACCGTTTCCCTTCGAAGATCCGCAAACTGATCGGTGCCAACACGAACATCGAAGGCTGGGCGCACTACTGCGAGCAGATGATGCTGGACCAGGGATACGCCGCTCCTCCAGCGAATGCGACGCCGGAGCAAGTGCGTGAGGCAAAGCTCATTCGCCTTGGGCAACTGCAGGACGCTCTGCTGCGTGATGCCCGCTTTATCGTCGCCATCAAGCTGCACACTGGACAGGGAGAAACCGGCAATACGCCGTGGAGCATCGACCAGGCGGTCGACTTCTTCGTGAAGGAAGGCTATCAGTCTCGGTCGGTCGGCCTAATGGAGACCAAGCGCGGCACCTCGGATGCGACGTATCTCTACTACACGCTAGGCAAGCTCGAGATCATGAAGCTTCGCGAGGACCTGAAGAAGAAACAGGGAGCGGCCTTCAACCTGCAACAGTTTCACGACAACCTGATGCTGCAGGGACTTGCCCCCATAAAGGTCATCCGCAAGGCGATGCTGCAGGATGATTCGCCGGTTCTGTAA
- a CDS encoding EAL domain-containing protein — MAASVVQRGSDIRTESSLLRGNQMPMWIYDRQTLRVVEVSEGALRQYGYTREEFLALTPQRLLAAKTARKSAFPEVAKNGHSGRTEVHRHADGTSFPVRVHSNALIYNGRVSRLVVASPSPIPPEPARTLPHTRDSWTMGLTDRSLLEHRAAEALAHADRRRRRVAVVSMDIDHFDEVAERYGDAACDTCLERVAYWLHRRVRGMDTVARTGVHGFTIVLAELDDHFDIYRVAEALLKIFAEPVKVGDESVILTASVGIAVYPDDARELERLQHAADTAMHQARASGGHRIAMFSLASKERTELAAYMQNALKAGSFRLHYQPQYSPAGTVCKFEALLRLPRKEGGFIPPDLFIPVAEETGMIEELGMWVIEEAACQLKMWKDQLGGTIPIAVNVSPLQLKSAGFAKAALERIRGCGADPACIEFEITERAVLNFTEAQEPMQELARAGIVFAVDDFGTGYSSLQHLHRLPISVLKIDRYFINRLGVQRDAGAIVEAIVSMAHALGMKVVAEGVETQEQRDTATFMGCDVIQGFLHSAAIEAQYVPLLLGWPEVSL, encoded by the coding sequence ATGGCGGCTTCTGTAGTGCAGCGTGGCAGCGACATTAGGACGGAAAGCTCCCTGCTGCGCGGGAACCAGATGCCTATGTGGATCTACGACCGCCAGACGCTGCGCGTCGTTGAGGTAAGCGAAGGAGCGCTGCGGCAGTATGGCTATACCCGCGAGGAGTTCCTGGCGCTGACGCCGCAGCGATTACTCGCTGCCAAAACTGCCAGGAAGAGCGCATTCCCCGAAGTCGCGAAGAATGGCCATTCGGGCCGGACTGAGGTGCATCGCCACGCGGACGGCACAAGCTTTCCCGTCCGCGTTCACTCGAACGCCCTCATCTACAACGGTCGCGTGTCGCGCCTTGTCGTTGCTTCTCCCTCACCGATACCGCCCGAGCCCGCCCGTACGCTGCCCCATACAAGAGACAGCTGGACCATGGGACTGACCGACCGTAGCCTGCTCGAGCATCGCGCGGCAGAGGCCCTGGCCCATGCCGACCGCAGGCGTCGCAGAGTGGCGGTTGTTTCTATGGACATCGACCACTTTGACGAAGTGGCTGAGCGGTACGGAGATGCTGCCTGCGATACCTGCCTGGAGCGAGTGGCGTATTGGCTCCATCGCAGGGTCCGAGGGATGGACACGGTCGCCCGCACTGGAGTCCATGGGTTCACGATCGTGCTTGCCGAGCTCGACGACCACTTCGATATCTACCGTGTGGCGGAAGCGCTGCTCAAGATCTTTGCGGAACCAGTGAAGGTGGGTGATGAATCGGTCATCCTGACAGCCAGTGTCGGGATCGCGGTCTATCCCGATGATGCCCGCGAGCTGGAGCGCCTGCAGCACGCAGCGGATACGGCGATGCACCAGGCCCGCGCAAGCGGAGGCCATCGCATCGCCATGTTCTCGCTTGCCTCCAAGGAGCGGACGGAGCTTGCCGCCTACATGCAGAATGCTCTGAAGGCAGGCAGCTTTCGCCTGCACTATCAGCCGCAGTACTCGCCAGCGGGAACGGTGTGCAAGTTTGAAGCCCTGCTGCGTTTGCCCAGGAAAGAAGGTGGCTTCATTCCTCCAGACCTCTTCATCCCTGTCGCCGAAGAGACAGGCATGATCGAAGAGCTGGGTATGTGGGTCATTGAAGAGGCGGCGTGCCAGTTAAAGATGTGGAAAGACCAGCTTGGCGGCACAATTCCCATCGCGGTAAACGTCTCTCCGCTGCAGTTGAAGAGCGCCGGGTTCGCAAAGGCCGCGCTGGAAAGGATCAGGGGTTGCGGCGCAGATCCCGCATGCATTGAGTTCGAGATCACCGAACGCGCCGTATTGAACTTCACCGAAGCCCAGGAGCCGATGCAGGAGCTCGCCCGGGCCGGCATTGTCTTCGCAGTCGACGACTTCGGTACGGGATACTCCTCGCTGCAGCACCTGCACCGCCTGCCCATCTCGGTTCTCAAGATCGACCGCTACTTCATCAATCGCCTTGGCGTGCAACGTGACGCGGGCGCGATTGTAGAGGCCATCGTCTCCATGGCTCATGCTCTTGGTATGAAGGTGGTCGCAGAAGGCGTGGAGACCCAGGAACAAAGAGACACGGCGACGTTCATGGGATGCGACGTGATCCAGGGATTTCTGCATTCGGCAGCGATCGAGGCACAGTATGTCCCCTTGCTCCTGGGTTGGCCTGAAGTGTCCTTATAA
- a CDS encoding alpha-L-rhamnosidase-related protein has translation MKLFAIWSVLSIGAVAGVAAGQGAAIAPHNFTAQWITAAGAPGHDPVVLRMRKELTLAAVPAHFVVHVSADNQFLLMVNGERIGFGPSVGDVQHWRYETYDLAPALHAGKNLIAATVWNLGDLAPIRQISSRLGFVLDPDTAAEKAIATNSSWMAKVDTGFNFPTKTPGLGDNYYVASPGEQLDAASLDWGWSRPEDNSPSWQPAVSVGGAVTRGVHSESNSWLLVPDTLPAMEVSPAPAGKVVRSTGISGAPSFPAGPVEISANSHVTLLLDRETLTTAFPTLTVSGGKGAKVQVTYAEALMDDAGNKGNRNEIAGKHIVGMMDEFMPDGAEARAFTPLDWRTWRYMQIDVTTGAQPLRLDSLSLMFTAFPFEHRAKFASDDPGLTDIWNVGWRTARLCAHDAYMDTPYWERLQYVGDTRIQTLISYTNAGDDRLARQAIEAFHASLLPEGIGQSRYPSRHLQVIQNFSLLWIGMVHDFWYFRDDPKFVAAQLPGIRGELSYFRERRDADGLPALRDWWPFVDWATGFPGGDSPMLDGVSASGALFYLEALRNAAEMEAALGDAALAREDVAEAEHVRATILAKFWSKDEGLIADTTELKHFSQQANALAVWLDVVPAAQQGDVVTRIFSATDSGFKLAAGQKPLPKEFSPASNYFRFYLAKALVHAGMADRYIETLAPWRTMLANGLSTWAEQPEPTRSDSHAWSAHPNIDLLTTVAGIMPASPQFKTVVISPALGSLKHLSVTYPSPHGLILVEYTVGASGTTAKVTLPPELTGTLKWDGKNYPLSSGANALILRP, from the coding sequence ATGAAATTGTTTGCTATATGGAGTGTTCTTAGCATTGGAGCCGTAGCCGGCGTGGCTGCCGGACAGGGGGCTGCGATCGCGCCGCACAACTTCACCGCACAGTGGATCACGGCGGCGGGCGCTCCTGGGCATGACCCGGTCGTGCTGCGCATGCGCAAAGAGCTGACGCTTGCGGCCGTACCGGCGCATTTCGTGGTACACGTCTCGGCCGACAATCAGTTCCTGCTGATGGTCAACGGCGAGCGCATCGGCTTTGGGCCGTCCGTAGGCGACGTGCAGCACTGGCGGTACGAGACCTACGACCTTGCCCCTGCGCTGCACGCGGGCAAGAACCTGATCGCGGCGACGGTGTGGAACCTCGGCGATCTGGCTCCGATTCGCCAGATAAGCTCGCGGCTGGGCTTCGTGCTCGATCCCGATACGGCTGCGGAAAAGGCCATCGCGACGAACTCCTCCTGGATGGCGAAGGTAGACACGGGCTTTAACTTCCCGACGAAGACTCCAGGATTGGGCGACAACTACTACGTGGCCTCTCCGGGAGAACAGCTTGATGCGGCGTCTCTCGACTGGGGATGGAGCCGCCCGGAAGATAACAGCCCGAGCTGGCAGCCGGCGGTCTCAGTGGGCGGCGCGGTGACCCGTGGGGTTCATTCCGAGAGCAACTCGTGGCTGCTTGTGCCGGATACGCTTCCGGCGATGGAAGTCTCACCTGCTCCGGCAGGTAAGGTCGTCCGAAGCACGGGAATATCTGGTGCACCTAGCTTTCCGGCAGGACCGGTCGAGATCTCAGCCAACAGCCACGTAACGTTGCTGCTCGATCGCGAGACGCTGACCACTGCGTTTCCCACGCTTACTGTCTCCGGCGGCAAGGGAGCGAAGGTGCAGGTCACCTACGCCGAAGCGCTGATGGATGACGCAGGCAACAAGGGCAATCGCAACGAGATCGCGGGCAAACACATCGTCGGGATGATGGATGAATTTATGCCCGACGGGGCCGAGGCCCGCGCGTTTACGCCGCTCGACTGGCGCACATGGCGATATATGCAGATCGACGTGACGACTGGTGCGCAGCCGCTGCGGCTCGATTCGCTGTCGCTGATGTTCACGGCATTTCCCTTCGAGCATCGCGCGAAGTTCGCAAGCGACGATCCCGGACTCACCGACATATGGAACGTAGGCTGGCGCACGGCACGGCTCTGCGCGCACGACGCCTACATGGACACGCCCTACTGGGAGCGGCTGCAGTACGTCGGCGACACCCGCATCCAGACACTGATCTCCTACACCAACGCGGGCGACGACCGCCTCGCGCGTCAGGCCATCGAGGCCTTCCACGCATCGCTGCTACCCGAAGGCATCGGACAGAGCCGCTATCCCTCGCGGCATCTGCAGGTCATCCAGAACTTCTCTCTGCTGTGGATCGGCATGGTGCACGACTTCTGGTACTTCCGCGACGACCCGAAGTTCGTCGCCGCGCAGCTTCCCGGCATTCGCGGCGAACTGAGCTACTTCCGCGAGCGGCGCGACGCTGACGGCCTGCCCGCGCTGCGCGACTGGTGGCCGTTTGTGGACTGGGCGACGGGCTTCCCTGGCGGCGATTCGCCGATGCTCGATGGCGTAAGCGCGTCGGGTGCGCTGTTCTATCTAGAGGCGCTACGCAACGCTGCGGAGATGGAGGCTGCGCTCGGCGATGCCGCCCTGGCACGCGAAGATGTGGCGGAGGCCGAGCACGTTCGCGCCACGATACTGGCAAAGTTCTGGTCGAAGGACGAAGGATTGATCGCGGACACGACCGAGCTGAAGCACTTCAGCCAGCAGGCGAATGCGCTCGCGGTGTGGCTCGATGTCGTTCCTGCGGCCCAGCAGGGAGATGTAGTCACGCGCATCTTCTCGGCGACCGATAGCGGTTTCAAACTGGCAGCCGGACAGAAGCCTTTGCCCAAGGAGTTCTCGCCTGCCTCGAACTACTTCCGCTTCTACCTGGCGAAGGCGTTGGTTCATGCAGGAATGGCCGACCGCTACATCGAGACGCTTGCGCCGTGGCGGACGATGCTGGCCAACGGCCTGAGCACCTGGGCCGAGCAGCCGGAGCCGACTCGCTCCGACTCGCACGCGTGGAGCGCCCACCCGAACATCGATCTGCTGACGACCGTGGCTGGAATCATGCCCGCGTCGCCGCAGTTCAAGACTGTCGTGATCTCTCCAGCGCTGGGGTCGCTGAAGCATCTCAGCGTGACGTATCCGTCACCGCATGGGTTGATTCTCGTGGAGTACACGGTGGGTGCATCAGGAACGACCGCAAAGGTGACGCTTCCGCCAGAACTTACCGGGACACTAAAGTGGGACGGAAAAAACTATCCGCTGAGCAGCGGAGCGAATGCACTGATACTTCGACCTTGA